Sequence from the Bremerella volcania genome:
CGTAGCCACCCCACACGTAGAAACCATGTCCCGGCAACAGCACGCGGGCGATGTTACCGAACCAAGCGTGCAGCATTTCATCGAATGCTTCATCGCTCACGAAGTCGTTCGCCAGTGGACGATCTTTGGCTCGCATCTTTTTCTGCGTCGGCTTCGCCTTTTCGGGATGGCGGGCGAGGTCGAACTTCTGGTGATGCTCGTTGCCAGCCTTCGTCTTGCCGCGAGCCACGTCGAACGAGGCGTTGCCTTGACCTGCCTTCAGCTTCTTGGCCGCCCCGTCGTTCGAGAAAGAGCTGAGGCCGGCGGCAATCGCGTTGTTGCTGCGCGGCTCCACTTTGACGTTGTACGGCGGGTCGGTCGAAACCAAGTGGATGCTCGCGCCGTCGAGCAGACGGTCCACATGCTCGGCGTTGCTGCTGTCGCCACAGAGCAACCGGTGGTCTCCGAGAATCCAAAGGTCGCCCAGCTGCGTGATCGCGTCGTCGGGCGGCTCGGGCACGTCGTCGGGATCGGTTAGTCCATCCTGAACGCCGGGATCGAGCAGCTTCGCCAACTCTTCCTGGTCGAAGCCGAGCAGGCCCAGGTCGTAATTGCACGACTGCAGCTCGCCGAGTTCGATGGGCAGCAGATCGTAGTTCCATTCCGCCAGCTCGGCCGTCTTGTTGTCGGCGATGCGGTAGGCCTTGATCTGCTCGGGCGTGAGGTCTTTCGCGGTGTGGACCGGCACCTTCTCCAGGCCCAGCTTCAGCGCCGCCTTGTATCGGGTGTGACCGCAGATAATCACACCCTCGGTATCAACCACAATTGGCTGGCGGAAACCGAACTCGCGGATCGAGGCGGCCACCGCATCGACGGCGTCGTCGTTGAGCCGAGGGTTTTTTTCGTAGGGGCGAATGTCCGTGATCGGACGCAATGTGACTTGCATGGCAACCTCCGTGAATCAGCTGAAGAACAGGATCTTGATCAGGACCGCGAACCAGGCAACGCGCCAAGCGAAGCCTTCCAGCCCTTGGGCCGTGGGAACAACACGCGACTTCCAGTACTCGTCGCGGTCGGAGCGGCGGGTGGAAGCGGGATC
This genomic interval carries:
- a CDS encoding DNA modification methylase; protein product: MQVTLRPITDIRPYEKNPRLNDDAVDAVAASIREFGFRQPIVVDTEGVIICGHTRYKAALKLGLEKVPVHTAKDLTPEQIKAYRIADNKTAELAEWNYDLLPIELGELQSCNYDLGLLGFDQEELAKLLDPGVQDGLTDPDDVPEPPDDAITQLGDLWILGDHRLLCGDSSNAEHVDRLLDGASIHLVSTDPPYNVKVEPRSNNAIAAGLSSFSNDGAAKKLKAGQGNASFDVARGKTKAGNEHHQKFDLARHPEKAKPTQKKMRAKDRPLANDFVSDEAFDEMLHAWFGNIARVLLPGHGFYVWGGYANVANYPPVFKACGMYFSQAVIWHKLHPVLTRKDFMGDHEWCFYGWREGAAHRFFGPNNVPDVWPVKKVNPQSMVHLTEKPVELTVRALQYSSLAGENVLDLFGGSGSTLIACEQTGRKAFLMELDPPYCDVIVQRWEKFTGQKAERVEAPAQEASA